The following proteins are co-located in the Oryzias melastigma strain HK-1 linkage group LG8, ASM292280v2, whole genome shotgun sequence genome:
- the bptf gene encoding nucleosome-remodeling factor subunit BPTF isoform X4, whose amino-acid sequence MRGKRGRQAKPLQTEEPSPASTRGLRPRRNLKPRFRDSGDEDGDSPIRENPKPNRRRRGGSGASTRGRGRGRGGGGGRGGRGGRGGRRTGAPKTVVYDDHESDEDDDAVSLRSEEDEFVEEEPQSEEDEGLKEDSDCLEDDVLDEEEDQDAASYCTESSFRSQSTHASTPGRKKLPVPRPRTPILEDKEIPSLELPETSEDLLVPNEELLNITSIYEVLRNFNTVLRLSPFRFEDFCAALAGQEQCTLIAETHISLLKAILREEDSSNTTFGPADLKDSVNSTLYFIDGMTWPEVLRSYCESDKEYHHVLPHLEMDGYPCGPLESKVKVLQFLVDLFLTTNIAREELMSDGTMQYDDHCRVCHRLGDLLCCETCSAVYHLECVKPPLEEVPEDEWQCEICVAHKVSGVSNCVTEAQKNRPYIRQEPIGYDRHQRKYWFLIRRIIVEEDGEHEKKKIWYYSSKVQLEELMECLDKEYWETDLHATLEELMEEVQAHMDITEELTHRARGNNKAYLTTANDVVTERLKIRRAAKQEAKRRAEEAKQEAESASMNPAEEKAQPSSELEKAEGSESMGDGSSQGDNPASTAQDPPAPKADSLDSKHNEAQAADCETQESGEVKQGRTDELKEDSLTPTQDPPHQPEAPGDQNPAGVGLTKPEPADLADRSSQSSYTSQDRTDDNERMKNGRAAGSELKAPISRGSKESSPVPFDCDSWRLSLLKRELTTSLNNLFKLGQEGKYRVYSNQYSINLLALNKHQHREDHDKRRHLSHKFSLTTASEFKWNGSIYGSRSLTVSTLRLTIIQLETSVPAPFMHPNWASHRNNWNKAVQMCSKAREFALALAILECAIKPVVTLPIWKDSLGHTRLHRMTAMEREEKEKVKKREKKLEDEEILQQATWVKYTFPIKHQVWKQKGEEFRVTGYGGWCWVSKTHVPRFVPKLPGNTNVNYRKELEAKRSKENAAGRTNEQKDLTQASKTGEDEEHPSSTAKPNCSSVEEDSKPQTIKEEEPGKPDEMKEEEKMEVEASTSASTETKEKDQLKEAVIEEIKQKSEPPKTENAESKLFYDVVNVSEGFQLRTAYKKKVKPSKLDGLLERRVKQFTLEEKQRLERLRLAALQPKTAPAAAAKLPAVKTEGLKRPEPAVTPGVKAEEESVQVRDHVVKKLDFDLEHANTTSSADAKTQGIHGNSEDVHKELNGEPEPNRHKNSEDAPVEEVSKKRSFEEIKQSSRNSDTESSEGPQSKSSPSQVNGETPPEDPDISSDSASRVQEDVKEPPREHLKSLMNGNLSQKDLSNMAHPPPLKVPKLENHVGDEPQNQEGPEPTKLEPPASLGSKHPENCTSSETLKTSIPNATPQEPKNPPLHDTPDVTSSKPPPPNNQHSSVVTSSLKKRFGDAKGSSSAVAPAVSMTISKEYSTRDRVTLLKFSKTKKARSGTALPSYRKFVTKSSKKSIFVLPNDDLKRLARKAGFREVPIFNYNAKPATDIWPYPSPRPTFGISWRYRLQTVRSLAGVSLMLRLLWACLRWDDMAIKPSSAVGTTRKETTDTDIITTEIIKRRDVGPYGIRSEYCIRKIICPLGNRDTPKAETPTPQRKGLRSSALRPKKQEPAKLSGPVAVETWVPEEELELWEIRAFAERLEREKSQGIDSSKSSTLKTAEEVKAHLENQLKQARLAAQQKRLEQPRLNTTAATSTTTTITTTVPSTPTPLRSGQAATGAKMVLASKLGSPVSFQQDKNFHQSFASWVKQGQNNNSSAGAGQQKVVSIFPSGPPANLRTYSALHPTTGNINLRSAPPSSNTQQQAVTTGGQTTPSTTATVSPSTSTMRTSAPVQQASPQQALPQMNRNLQPAATGSAAAPSPAPAGQTFAAPAQKPQQGQVKLTMAQLMQLTQGAQGGNPGLTVVIQGQGQTQGQLQIIPQGVTVIPGPGQQLMQAAMPNGQVQRFLFTPMTPSSSAAPSTSAAPAKPVLAQTPQTQIPAQVQAQVHTTPSSLAQTQMTAPLPAPIHATTPSPSLSSAHSPVSAPVRTPVVASAPAPPQAVAQSALQTQIPVPAPSPVPAPSPSLVGAQHLTPTSPSVSIQPPSSPSVTPRQVLVSQPTQNQTSAHIPAMTPSTTLMPNTSLIPNTALTPNTSLIPNTALTPNTSLIPNTSLIPNTSLMPNSTLIPNTSLMPNSTLIPNTALTPSTTLIPNTALIPNSTFTPNTALTPNITFTSNSALRSNYALTTSSTLLPNAALTAIASVTPNTTPTPNTVLMANTSLTPSTSFTPNTTLATNTSLLANITQTASTTFTPNTTPVKTTSLLPVPRSQIQPQSFSAAPSLIPTSVPVQISSSSAVTVRSLIQVASAAPPPILTQIPVSPSLPCPVQAPTSALTPISAPVMTALSAQSPVPSPAKPATQILAAVSVPPLAAVANAVVTPVTATSTTPSVPARIEQKAAQPQVWPPAFSEPQTAVQTAQQAAAPVTPPALVSVPASVSVPTASPITPLPQPPLTPPPQAQAQPTAVISTQQLPQAISAVQVHVKGLPVSSVVSPTRPTQLLHQAQMCTQAQQMPHIQTPAQIHPQIQVQFQPRGLQPQTQIQLQSPTKTVAPLQTQTQAQFQAQLHAGQPQYHQVQASFQAKPQTEPQVLSQPQTQIQLQPQPQIQTQLHPQVQLQQQNQVQSHTALQPQLHIQSHVQTQPQFTVQASQPARVTQQLQVQAPAQVQAKLQVQFQPQSQSQVQTQPQIQVQSPIRHQLITVPGLQQPVQLLSALPPHVAAQIQAQIQAQAQQQGGAVPQQIKLQLPIQIQQKTGPIQAHQIQNMVTIQTSAGVQEQLPRIQPQQQVQHVPKKKKPHEAKREQKEQTAQVLSPKDGSQKQVILKQNSAAEQLKQRKTQAAAEREENQRMIVCNQVMKFILDKIEKDEKQAAKKRKKEEVVEQKRSKQNATKLTALLYKHKEQLKAEILKKRALLDKELQLQVQEELRRDLARLQREKEKARAAIAQAAAATVKAAAAQSSHLVQPPQIPHATAPQSSTHKRKRDDEREKEKSRDRDRHHEKSKKRDKDRDRHREREREKERDQERDRHRERDKDEDRDKERDSKHKKKKKKLSSTSKDHKKDTKLYCICKTPYDESKFYIGCDLCSNWFHGACVGITEKEAKKLEDFVCNDCKRSQDGGCSEELYCICRTPYDESQFYIGCDRCQNWYHGRCVGILQSEANHIDVYVCPQCQSTEDAMTVLSPLTDKDYEGLKRILRSLQSHKMAWPFLEPVDPHDAPDYYRVIKEPMDFSTMETHLQKRHYQKLTEFVADVTKIFDNCRYYNPNDTPFFQCAEVLEAFFVQKLKGFKASRSHNNKLQSSSAS is encoded by the exons ATGAGAGGGAAAAGGGGCAGGCAGGCCAAACCGCTACAAACCGAAGAACCGTCCCCAGCTTCCACCAGGGGCTTACGACCGAGGAGGAACCTGAAACCCCGGTTTCGGGACAGTGGGGATGAGGACGGTGATAGCCCCATCAGGGAGAACCCCAAACCGAACAGAAGGAGGAGAGGGGGGTCTGGAGCGTCAACGCGGGGCAGAGGACGAGGcagaggcggcggcggcggtagGGGAGGCAGAGGCGGACGGGGTGGAAGGCGGACGGGGGCACCCAAAACAGTGGTGTACGACGACCACGAGAGCGACGAGGACGACGACGCGGTGAGCCTGAGGTCTGAGGAGGACGAGTTTGTTGAAGAGGAACCCCAGTCTGAGGAGGACGAGGGCCTCAAAGAGGACTCCGACTGCCTGGAAGATGATGTGCTGGACGAGGAGGAAGATCAAGATGCTGCTAGCTACTGCACGGAGAGCAGCTTTCGGAGCCAGAGCACACACGCCAGCACTCCGG GGAGGAAAAAACTGCCAGTTCCCCGTCCTCGCACTCCCATTCTCGAGGACAAAGAGATTCCTTCTCTTGAGCTTCCAGAGACTTCCGAGGACCTCCTGGTGCCTAACGAGGAGCTGCTCAACATTACCTCCATCTACGAGGTCCTACGGAACTTCAACACGGTGCTGCGTCTCTCCCCCTTTCGCTTCGAGGACTTCTGTGCAGCGCTGGCCGGACAGGAGCAATGCACGCTCATTGCAGAGACCCACATATCCCTGTTGAAAGCCATCCTCCGTGAGGAGGACTCTTCCAACACTACCTTCGGCCCTGCGGACCTTAAAGACAGCGTCAACTCCACTCTGTATTTCATAGATGGGATGACGTGGCCTGAGGTGTTGCGGTCTTACTGCGAAAGTGACAAGGAGTACCACCATGTTCTGCCGCACTTGGAGATGGACGGTTATCCTTGTGGTCCTCTAGAAAGCAAGGTCAAGGTTCTACAGTTCTTGGTGGATCTGTTCCTTACCACCAACATTGCTCGCGAGGAGCTGATGTCAGACGGAACGATGCAGTACGACGACCACTGCCGGGTGTGTCACCGGCTAGGCGACCTGCTGTGCTGTGAGACCTGCTCGGCAGTGTACCACCTCGAGTGTGTGAAACCGCCGCTGGAGGAGGTTCCCGAGGACGAGTGGCAGTGTGAGATCTGTGTGGCGCACAAGGTGTCTGGGGTGTCGAACTGCGTGACAGaggcacaaaaaaacagaccgTATATCCGCCAGGAACCCATTGGATACGATCGCCACCAGAGGAAGTACTGGTTTCTCATTCGGAGGATTATTGT TGAGGAGGATGGGGAGCACGAGAAGAAGAAGATCTGGTACTACAGCAGCAAGGTGCAGCTGGAGGAGCTCATGGAATGCCTGGATAAGGAATACTGGGAGACGGATCTGCACGCCACCCTGGAGGAGCTGATGGAGGAGGTGCAAGCTCACATGGACATCACAGAGGAGCTGACTCACAGAGCCCGGGGAAACAATAAAGCCTACCTCACAACTGCCAACG aTGTGGTCACGGAGCGTCTGAAGATCAGGCGGGCGGCGAAGCAAGAAGCTAagaggagagcagaggaggCAAAGCAGGAAGCTGAAAGCGCCTCCATGAATCCAGCGGAGGAGAAAGCCCAGCCCTCGTCGGAGCTTGAGAAGGCGGAGGGATCCGAGTCGATGGGAGACGGGAGCTCACAAG GAGATAACCCCGCCTCCACTGCTCAGGACCCCCCTGCACCTAAAGCAGACTCGCTTGATTCCAAACATAATGAAGCACAAGCTGCTGATTGTGAGACCCAGGAGAGCGGGGAGGTGAAGCAGGGAAGGACAG ATGAGCTCAAAGAAGACTCGCTCACACCGACCCAAGATCCTCCCCATCAGCCCGAAGCACCTGGTGACCAGAATCCTGCAGGTGTGGGCCTCACAAAACCAGAACCGGCGGACCTGGCTGACCGGTCCTCCCAGTCCTCATACACCAGCCAAGACAGGACCG ACGACAACGAGAGGATGAAGAACGGCAGAGCTGCAGGATCTGAGCTGAAGGCCCCGATATCCAGAGGCAGCAAAGAG TCGTCCCCCGTCCCCTTCGACTGTGACAGCTGGCGCCTCAGCCTCCTAAAAAGAGAACTCACAACGAGTTTGAACAACTTGTTCAAACTGGGTCAAGAAGGGAAATACAGGGTCTACAGCAACCAGTACAGCATCAACCTGCTGGCACTCAACAAGCACCAGCACCGGGAGGACCACGACAAGAGGCGGCACCTCTCTCACAAGTTCAGCCTGACCACGGCGTCCGAGTTCAAGTGGAACGGCTCCATTTACGGCTCGAGGAGTCTCACCGTTTCCACGCTGCGTCTCACCATCATCCAGCTAGAAACCAGCGTCCCGGCTCCGTTCATGCACCCCAACTGGGCGTCGCACAG AAATAATTGGAACAAAGCGGTCCAGATGTGCAGCAAAGCCCGGGAATTTGCTCTGGCTTTGGCGATTCTGGAATGTGCAATCAAGCCCGTGGTTACACTCCCCATCTGGAAAGATTCACTCGGACACACAAG GCTGCATCGCATGACCGCCATGGAGcgggaagagaaggagaaggtAAAGAAACGAGAGAAGAAACTGGAGGATGAAGAGATCCTCCAACAAGCCACGTGGGTGAAGTACACCTTCCCCATCAAACACCAG GTCTGGAAGCAGAAGGGCGAGGAATTCCGGGTGACGGGATACGGGGGCTGGTGCTGGGTCAGTAAGACCCACGTTCCGCGGTTTGTCCCGAAGCTTCCAGGAAACACAAACGTGAACTACCGCAAAGAACTGGAAG CTAAAAGGAGTAAAGAAAATGCTGCCGGTCGCACAAACGAGCAGAAAGATTTGACACAAGCGTCCAAAACTGGTGAGGATGAAGAACATCCGTCCTCAACAGCCAAACCCAACTGCAGTTCTGTAGAAGAGGACAGCAAACCTCAGACCATCAAAGAAGAGGAGCCGGGAAAACCAGACGAGatgaaagaagaggaaaaaatggaaGTTGAAGCTTCAACTTCTGCTTCAACGGAGACTAAAG AAAAAGATCAACTCAAAGAGGCTGTTATAGAGGAGATAAAGCAGAAATCTGAGCCACCCAAGACGGAGAACGCAGAGTCCAAACTTTTCTACGACGTTGTGAACGTCAGCGAGGGCTTCCAGCTGCGGACGGCTTACAAGAAAAAGGTGAAGCCGTCCAAACTGGACGGACTCTTGGAGCGGCGAGTCAAACAGTTCACgctggaggagaagcagagacTGGAGCGGTTGAGACTGGCAGCACTGCAGCCCAAAACGGCCCCAGCCGCTGCTGCAAAGCTGCCTGCAGTTAAAACCGAAGGTTTAAAAAGACCAGAACCTGCCGTGACCCCAGGGGTCAAAGCGGAGGAGGAGAGTGTGCAGGTGAGGGACCACGTGGTCAAAAAACTGGACTTTGATCTGGAGCACGCCAACACGACCAGCAGTGCAGACGCCAAAACGCAAGGAATCCACGGAAACAGTGAGGACGTCCACAAAGAACTGAATGGAGAACCCGAACCCAACCGCCACAAGAACTCTGAGGACGCTCCAGTCGAGGAGGTTTCTAAGAAGCGAAGCTTCGAGGAAATtaagcagagcagcagaaactcTGACACTGAGAGCTCCGAGGGGCCCCAAAGTAAGAGCAGTCCATCGCAGGTCAATGGAGAAACTCCCCCAGAAGATCCAGACATCAGCTCCGACTCTGCCAGCCGAGTCCAGGAGGACGTGAAAGAGCCTCCGAGAGAACATCTAAAGTCTCTGATGAACGGGAACCTCTCACAGAAAGATCTGTCCAACATGGCTCACCCGCCCCCCCTTAAAGTCCCAAAGTTAGAAAACCACGTTGGAGATGAACCCCAAAACCAGGAGGGGCCAGAACCAACTAAGCTGGAACCGCCAGCTTCTCTGGGGAGTAAACATCCAGAAAACTGCACCAGCAGTGAAACTTTGAAGACTTCCATTCCCAACGCCACTCCACAGGAACCCAAAAACCCGCCCCTTCATGACACACCTGACGTGACGTCCAGCAAGCCACCTCCCCCCAACAACCAGCACAGTTCTGTAGTCACCTCCTCCCTCAAGAAAAGATTTGGCGACGCCAAAGGCAGCTCCTCTGCCGTGGCCCCAGCTGTTTCCATGACCATCAGCAAGGAGTATTCCACCAGAGACCGCGTCACCCTGCTTAAGTTTTCCAAAACCAAGAAAGCCCGCTCAGGAACGGCCCTGCCATCCTACCGCAAGTTTGTGACCAAGAGCAGCAAGAAGAGCATCTTCGTTCTGCCCAACGATGACCTGAAGAGGCTGGCCAGGAAGGCCGGCTTCAGAGAAGTGCCCATCTTCAACTACAACGCCAAGCCGGCCACAGATATCTGGCCGTACCCGTCACCGCGACCCACCTTTGGGATCTCCTGGAG GTACCGTCTGCAGACTGTGAGGTCTCTGGCAGGAGTCAGCCTGATGCTGCGGCTGCTGTGGGCCTGCCTGAGGTGGGACGATATGGCCATCAAGCCGTCGTCTGCTGTAGGAACAACCCGCAAAG AAACCACGGACACGGACATCATCACAACAGAGATCATTAAACGAAGAGATGTGGGACCTTATGGCATCCGCTCAGAATACTGCATCAGGAAGATCATCTGCCCCCTGGGAAACAGAGACACCCccaaag cAGAAACTCCAACTCCTCAGAGGAAAGGTCTGCGTTCAAGTGCCTTGAGGCCCAAAAAGCAAGAGCCGGCCAAACTGTCTGGACCTGTCGCCGTGGAGACGTGGGTGCCTGAGGAGGAACTGGAGTTATGGGAGATCCGAGCTTTTGCAGAGAG ATTGGAGAGAGAAAAGTCCCAAGGAATAGACTCCTCCAAAAGCAGCACTCTCAAGACCGCTGAGGAAGTGAAGGCCCATCTGGAGAATCAGCTGAAGCAGGCCAGACTGGCGGCTCAGCAG AAACGCCTCGAGCAGCCTAGACTAAACACAACTGCTGCCACTTCCACGaccaccaccatcaccaccacgGTACCCAGCACCCCTACCCCCCTGAGGTCAGGACAGGCTGCCACTGGAGCCAAAATGGTGCTGGCCTCCAAGCTCGGCTCCCCAGTTTCCTTCCAGCAAGACAAGAACTTCCACCAGTCCTTTGCTTCCTGGGTCAAACAGGGTCAGAACAACAACAGCTCTG CAGGTGCAGGTCAGCAGAAAGTTGTCAGCATTTTCCCCTCTGGGCCTCCAGCGAATCTTAGGACCTACAGCGCACTACACCCTACAACGGGCAACATCAACCTCAGATCTGCACCCCCGTCCTCAAACACTCAGCAGCAG GCTGTCACCACAGGAGGCCAGACGACGCCGAGCACAACGGCGACCGTTTCTCCATCTACCTCCACCATGAGAACTTCAGCTCCAGTTCAACAAG CTTCACCTCAGCAGGCTTTGCCCCAGATGAATCGTAATCTTCAACCAGCCGCCACAGGTTCTGCCGCAGCGCCATCTCCTGCCCCTGCAGGACAGACCTTTGCTGCTCCGGCCCAAAAACCCCAGCAGGGTCAAGTAAAGCTGACGATGGCTCAGCTTATGCAGCTGACACAGGGGGCACAG GGAGGAAACCCAGGACTAACGGTGGTGATTCAGGGTCAAGGCCAGACCCAGGGGCAGCTTCAAATCATCCCACAGGGCGTTACTGTCATCCCCGGTCCTGGTCAGCAGTTAATGCAGGCCGCCATGCCCAATGGTCAGGTGCAGCGCTTCCTCTTCACACCTATGACCCCGTCCTCCTCCGCTGCACCTTCCACTAGTGCTGCTCCAGCAAAACCTGTCCTCGCCCAGACCCCTCAGACCCAGATACCCGCCCAAGTCCAAGCACAAGTCCACACCACTCCATCCTCTCTGGCCCAAACACAAATGACTGCACCACTGCCTGCCCCGATACACGCCACAACCCCATCACCAAGcttaagctccgcccacagcccGGTTTCTGCTCCTGTTCGAACCCCAGTGGTTGCCTCTGCACCTGCTCCGCCCCAGGCTGTGGCTCAATCTGCCCTGCAAACACAGATTCCTGTCCCAGCACCATCACCTGTTCCAGCTCCGTCACCAAGTTTGGTTGGAGCGCAGCATTTAACCCCCACCTCTCCGTCAGTTTCCATCCAGCCTCCATCAAGCCCGAGTGTGACTCCCAGACAAGTCCTGGTCTCACAGCCCACACAGAACCAAACCAGCGCCCACATCCCTGCCATGACACCTAGCACCACCCTGATGCCCAACACCTCCCTAATACCCAACACCGCCCTGACGCCCAACACCTCCCTAATACCCAACACCGCCCTGACGCCCAACACCTCCCTAATACCCAACACCTCCCTAATACCCAACACCTCCCTGATGCCCAACTCTACCCTAATACCCAACACCTCCCTGATGCCCAACTCTACCCTAATACCCAACACCGCCCTGACGCCGAGCACCACCCTAATACCCAACACTGCCCTGATACCCAACTCCACCTTTACTCCCAACACCGCCCTGACGCCCAACATCACTTTTACATCAAACAGCGCCCTAAGATCCAACTACGCCCTGACCACCAGCTCCACCCTATTACCCAACGCCGCCCTGACAGCCATCGCCTCTGTGACGCCCAACACCACCCCTACACCCAATACAGTCCTGATGGCCAACACTTCCCTGACACCTAGCACCAGCTTTACACCAAACACCACTCTGGCCACCAACACTTCCCTTTTAGCTAACATCACCCAGACAGCCAGCACCACTTTTACACCCAACACCACCCCTGTTAAGACTACAAGTTTGCTTCCAGTCCCGAGATCCCAAATCCAGCCTCAGTCCTTCAGTGCTGCTCCAAGCTTAATCCCAACCTCTGTTCCGGTGCAAATCTCTTCTTCATCTGCAGTGACCGTCAGGTCTCTAATCCAAGTTGCTTCTGCAGCACCTCCACCCATCTTGACCCAAATCCCAGTTTCTCCCTCACTTCCTTGCCCCGTCCAGGCTCCAACGTCTGCCCTCACACCTATTTCTGCTCCAGTCATGACTGCTCTGTCTGCGCAAAGCCCCGTCCCATCACCCGCCAAGCCAGCAACCCAGATCCTCGCTGCAGTTTCTGTTCCTCCACTTGCAGCCGTAGCAAACGCTGTTGTGACACCGGTCACAGCCACCTCCACCACACCTTCAGTGCCAG CTCGGATAGAGCAGAAGGCCGCTCAGCCCCAAGTCTGGCCTCCAGCCTTTTCGGAACCTCAGACTGCGGTTCAGACAGCTCAGCAGGCTGCAGCTCCGGTCACACCACCTGCCCTGGTGTCTGTACCTGCCTCTGTCTCAGTCCCCACAGCCTCCCCAATCACTCCTTTGCCTCAGCCACccctgactcctccccctcaaGCACAAGCCCAGCCCACTGCTGTGATATCCACACAGCAGCTGCCACAGGCCATCTCAGCAGTGCAGGTTCATGTGAAGGGGTTACCCGTCTCCTCTGTGGTGTCCCCCACCAGACCCACGCAGCTTCTGCACCAGGCCCAAATGTGCACACAGGCTCAGCAGATGCCACACATCCAGACTCCGGCTCAGATTCACCCCCAGATCCAGGTTCAGTTCCAGCCGAGAGGACTTCAGCCGCAAACTCAAATCCAGCTTCAGTCTCCAACAAAAACTGTGGCCCCCCTACAGACTCAAACCCAAGCACAATTCCAGGCCCAGCTCCACGCAGGGCAGCCTCAGTATCACCAGGTTCAAGCATCATTTCAGGCAAAACCACAGACAGAACCACAAGTTCTATCTCAACCTCAgacccaaattcagcttcaacctCAACCCCAGATCCAAACTCAACTCCATCCCCAAGTCCAGCTTCAGCAGCAAAACCAAGTTCAGTCTCACACGGCCCTGCAGCCCCAGCTCCACATTCAGTCACATGTCCAAACGCAGCCCCAGTTTACAGTACAGGCCTCACAACCGGCCCGGGTCACGCAGCAGCTCCAGGTCCAAGCTCCGGCCCAAGTCCAGGCCAAACTCCAAGTCCAGTTCCAACCTCAAAGTCAGTCTCAAGTCCAAACACAGCCTCAGATCCAGGTCCAGTCCCCCATCAGGCATCAACTCATTACTGTTCCAGGTCTCCAACAGCCGGTCCAGCTGCTGTCCGCTCTGCCGCCGCATGTGGCAGCTCAGATCCAGGCTCAGATCCAGGCGCAAGCCCAGCAGCAGGGAGGCGCCGTTCCCCAGCAAATCAAGCTGCAGCTCCCCATCCAGATCCAGCAGAAAACTGGCCCAATTCAGGCCCACCAAATCCAGAACATGGTGACCATTCAGACGTCGGCAGGAGTCCAGGAGCAGCTTCCGAGGATTCAGCCGCAGCAGCAAGTCCAGCATGtgccaaagaagaagaaaccccACGAGGCTAAAAGGGAGCAGAAGGAGCAGACCGCGCAGGTGCTGAGTCCTAAAGACGGCTCGCAGAAACAG gtaATACTGAAGCAGAATTCTGCAGCAGAACAGCTGAAGCAAAGGAAGACGCAGGCTGCTGCAGAAcgagaggagaaccagag AATGATCGTGTGCAACCAGGTGATGAAGTTCATCCTTGACAAGATCGAAAAGGATGAGAAGCAGGCCgctaagaaaaggaaaaaggaagagGTGGTGGAGCAGAAACGCTCCAAGCAGAACGCCACCAAGCTGACCGCCCTGCTGTACAAACACAAAGAGCAGCTGAAGGCTGAAATCCTGAAGAAGAGGGCGCTGCTGGAcaaggagctgcagctgcaagTGCAG gaggagctgaggagagACTTGGCGAGGCTACAGCGGGAAAAGGAGAAGGCCCGAGCCGCCATCGCCCAGGCCGCCGCAGCAACGGTAAAGGCAGCCGCCGCCCAGTCCTCTCACCTGGTTCAGCCGCCACAGATCCCCCACGCCACGGCGCCTCAGTCCTCCACCCACAAGCGGAAGCGAGATGACGAGAGAGAGAAGGAGAAGAGCAGAGATCGGGACAGACACCACGAGAAGAGCAAGAAACGTGACAAAGACAGAGACCGGCACCGAGAACGGGAGCGGGAGAAGGAGCGAGATCAGGAGCGCGACAGACACCGAGAAAGAGACAAAGACGAGGACAGAGACAAGGAGCGAGActccaaacacaaaaagaagaagaagaaactgtCTTCTACCTCAAAAGATCACAAGAAGGACACCAAACTGTACTGTATCTGCAAAACGCCCTACGACGAGTCCAA GTTTTACATCGGCTGCGACCTGTGCTCCAACTGGTTCCACGGCGCATGCGTCGGCATCACAGAGAAAGAAGCCAAGAAGTTGGAGGACTTTGTGTGCAACGACTGCAAGCGTAGCCAGGATGGAGGCTGCAGCGAGGAGCTGTACTGCATCTGCCGGACGCCGTACGATGAATCTCA GTTTTACATCGGCTGTGACCGCTGCCAGAACTGGTACCACGGGCGCTGTGTGGGCATTCTACAGAGTGAAGCCAATCACATCGACGTGTACGTCTGTCCACAATGTCAGTCCACAGAGGACGCCATGACGGTTCTCTCGCCGCTCACAGACAAAGACTACGAGGGCTTAAAAAGAATATTGCGTTCATTACAG tCACACAAAATGGCGTGGCCTTTCCTAGAGCCGGTGGATCCCCACGACGCCCCAGATTATTATCGGGTCATCAAGGAACCAATGG ATTTCTCCACCATGGAAACCCATCTGCAAAAGCGACATTACCAGAAGCTCACGGAGTTCGTGGCAGATGTGACCAAAATTTTCGACAACTGTCGCTACTACAACCCCAACGACACCCCCTTCTTTCAGTGTGCGGAGGTGCTGGAGGCCTTCTTTGTGCAGAAGCTGAAAGGCTTTAAAGCGAGCAG GTCTCATAACAACAAGCTTCAGTCTTCTTCAGCCTCTTAG